Within Streptomyces sp. NBC_00704, the genomic segment CGGTCCAGGTGGAGCAGGTCCGTGATCCGGGAGAGGAAACCGGGCAGGCCGCCGGCGAAGTGGAAGTCCTCCATGAGGTACTTCCGGCCGCCGGGGCGGACGTTGGCGAGGACCGGGACGGTGCGGGCGATGCGGTCGAAGTCGTCGAGGGTGAGCGCGACGCCCGCGCGGCCGGCCATCGCGATCAGATGGATCACCGCGTTGGTGGAGCCGCCGAGGCCGAGGACGGTCGTCACCGCGTCCTCGAAGGCGTCCGCGGTGAGGATGTCGCTCAGCCTGCGGTCGCGGTGGACGAGCTCGACGATGCGCAGACCGGCGGCGGCCGCCATCCGGTCGTGCCCGGAGTCCACGGCCGGGATACTCGACGCCCCCGGGACCGTGACGCCCAGCGCCTCCGCCGCGGCCGTCAGCGTGGAGGCCGTGCCCATCGTCATGCAGTGGCCCGGCGAGCGGGCGAGGCCGCTCTCCAGCTCGGCCAGCTCGCAGTCGCCGATGAGGCCCGCCCGGTGGTCGTCCCAGTACTTCCACATGTCGGTGCCGGAGCCGAGGACCTCGTCGCGCCAGTGGCCGGGCAGCATCGGACCGGCGGGCACGAACACGGTGGGCAGGTCGACGCTCGCGGCGCCCATGAGCAGCGCGGGCGTCGTCTTGTCGCAGCCGCCCATGAGCACGGCCCCGTCGACCGGGTAGGAGCGCAGCAGTTCCTCGGTCTCCATGGCGAGGAGGTTGCGGTAGAGCATCGGGGTGGGCTTCTGGAAGGTCTCGCTGAGCGTGGAGACCGGGAACTCCAGGGGGAAGCCGCCGGCCTGCCACACGCCCCGCTTCACGGCCTGCGCGCGGTCGCGCAGGTGGACGTGGCAGGGGTTGATGTCGGACCAGGTGTTGAGGATCGCGACGACCGGCTTGCCGAGGTGCTCCTCGGGGAGGTAGCCGAGCTGGCGGGTGCGGGCGCGGTGGCTGAAGGAGCGCAGGCCCTTCGCGCCGTACCACTGGTGGCTGCGGAGGTCCTCGGGGGCCTTGCGGGGGGCGGCGCCGACGGCGTCCGGGTCTTGATCGTCGAAGCGCTTCATATGGACCATCCCGCTGCTATCGCGGCGACCTCGGACCGTGCGTCCTCGGGCAGCGTCCGGCTCGGCGCACGCACCTCGCGACGGCACAGCCCGAGGGAGGCGAGGGCTTCCTTGACGACGGTGACGTTGTCGGCGGAGCCGTCGGCGGCCCGCAGCTCCTCGAACCGTCTGATCTGTTCCCACACCTTCATCGCCGCGGGGTAGTCACCCGATCGAAGCGCTTCGATCATGTTCAGCGAGACGGCCGGGGCGACGTTCACCAGCCCGGAGGTGAAGCCGGTGGCCCCCGCGGAGAAGTAGGACGGCGCGTACGGCTCGGCGAGACCGGCGACCCAGACGAAGCGCTCCAGACCGGCGTCCCGGGCGAACGCGGCGAAGCGGGCGGCGTCCGGGACGGCGTACTTGACGCCGATGACGTTCGGGCAGTGGTCGGCCAGCTCGGCCAGCCGCTCGCCGTGCAGCCGCGCGTTGCGGATGTAGGGGACGACGCCCAGCTCGGGCACGGACTCGGCGATGGCCCGGTGGTAGTCGACCCAGCCGCTCTGCGAGACGTAGGGGTGCACGGGCTGGTGGACCATCACCATCCGCGCGCCCAGCTCCCGGGCGTGCCGGGCGGACGCGACCGCGGTCGGCACGTCGTGCCCGACCCCGGCGAGGACCACGCCCCGCCCGGCGGCCTCCTCCGCGGTCAGCTCGGCGACCAGACGGCGCTCCGCGGGGGTGAGGGCGTAGAACTCGCCGGTGTTGCCGTTCGGGGTGAGGGTGGTGATCCCGCCGTCGAGCAGCCGGCGCACCAGGGCGCGGTGGGCCGCGCCGTCGACGCCGCCGTCCTCGGCGAACGGGGTCACCGGGATGGCCACCACGTCGGCCAGGGCCGCCCGCTGGGTCTCGAACGCCACGCTGCTCATTGCTGACCTTCCTCGGCCGGAGCCTCTTCGAGGGCGTCCGCCCCGGCGGTCCCGGGGAACGCCCGGTGCACGAAGGACGCGATGTGGGCGTGCAGGGCGCGGGCCGCGCCGTCCGCGTCGCCGGCCAGGGCCAGGCGCAGGATCTCGCGGTGCTCGCCGGCCTCCCGCTCCCAGGAGGGCGAGGCCGCCCAGGCGACGGCGGAGACCAGGGCGGCCTGGTCGCGGACCTCGTCGAGCATCCGGCCGAGCAGCGGGTTGCCGCACGGCAGATACAGGGCGCGGTGGAACTCCCGGTTGGCCAGGGACCGTTCGGCGGTGTCGGCGGCGTCGTCGGCCATGGTCAGCGCCTCGCGTGCGGCGTCCAGGGAGGCGCCCCGGCGCACGGCCCGCCGCAGCGCCTCGGGTTCGAGGAGCAGGCGTACGTCGTAGACCTCGCGCGCCATGTCCGCGTCCACCATGCGCACCGTGACGCCCTTGTACTGGCTCATGACGACCAGGCCGGTGCCGGCCAGGGTCTTGAGCGCCTCGCGCACCGGGGTCTTGGAGACCCCGAACTGGGCGGCCAGCTCGGTCTCGACCAGAGCCTGACCGGGCGTCAGCCGCCCGGTGAGGATGCGGCGTTTGATCTCCTCCAGCACGTACTGCGTGCGGGAGGGGATCGGCGTGGGCACAGAGGTCATGCGCGCCTCTCGGATGTCGCGTGTCTGATCGGATCTCGCGTATCGCGTCTCATATATGACGTACGAAGTACGACGCGTTGAAGGTAGGAGGGGCCCCGCGTTTCGTCAATGCTTCTTGCAGAGGAAGTTGAGGTCTCCGGGACACAAGGGCCCCCAGAGGGGTCAGAAGGGGATGGTCTCGCCCTCGCGCGCCGTGCGGGTGGGGCCGCCGAAGACGGCGGCGGCGCGGGCGGTCGCGGTCTCGCGGGTCAGCGTCGGGCCGACATGGGTGACGTACAGCTCGCGCACCCCCGCCTTGCGGGCCGTCTCGCCGGCCTCCTCGGGCGTGAGATGCACCGGCTGCCCGTGTTCGCCTTCGCGATGCCGGTCGACGTCCGCCTCGCACAGGAACAGGTCGGCGCCCGAGGCGAGTTCGGTGAGCGCGTCGCACGGCCCGCTGTCCCCCGAGTACACGAGGACGCTGCCCTGGCACTCGGCGCGCAGCGCGTACGCCTCGGTGTCGTGGGCCACCGCGCGCGAGGTGAGACGCAGGTTCCAGTGCCGCACGGTGTGCCCGTCGAACAGCGGCCTGAAGTCGAGGTACTCGCCGAGGAACCGTACGTCCGGGCGGCCCAGGAAGCCGGCCAGCCGACGGGCGCAGTCGAGCGGCGCGTACACCGGGATCGGGGCCGGCGGGGTCATCCCGCCGTGGGCGAAGGCGTAGGCGGCGGCGAGGAGGTCCGCGCTGTGGTCGGCGTGCAGATGGGAGATCCAGATCGCGGTGAGCCGGTCGGGGTCCGTGTGCCGCTGCAACTCGGCGAACGTGCCGGTGCCCGCGTCCACCCACACCTCCGCGCCCGCGCCGCGCACCAGGTATCCGGAGCAGGGGCGGCCGGGCCCCGGGTGCGGAGAGGCGGTGCCGAGGACGGTGAGGCTGAGGGGCATGGTGGGGAGCGTACGTTTCGCCGCCGCCGGACGCGGCCCGAACGCCCCGGTCCACGGCGGCCGCGGTCCACCGTCCTCTCCTCGCGGCGGCCGGATCCGGGCTCCGCCGCCCCGCGCACCGGCCCGTGACCCGCTCGAACTGTGCCGGGCCGACCGGAGCCGCCGCCGTGCACGCGCGCGTGCGCGGCTGCCTCACGGGCGCCCCCGCCGGGGCGACCGCGGCTACGAACGGGGCGTCCACCCCGGATCGCGCCCGCTCAGCCCGAGCGCGCGGTCGAGCAGCGGGGCGTCCGGGGGGACGGGGACGACGGGGCCGAAGGGGCCCGCGCCGGACCCGGCGTCGGCCGCCGCGGACAGGAATCCGTACGCCGCCGACAGCGCCGCCGGGTCCGGGTCGTAGCTCTGGCCGGTGGCGCGGGCCAGGTCCCAGCCGTGGATCACCAGT encodes:
- the araD gene encoding L-arabinonate dehydratase, with product MKRFDDQDPDAVGAAPRKAPEDLRSHQWYGAKGLRSFSHRARTRQLGYLPEEHLGKPVVAILNTWSDINPCHVHLRDRAQAVKRGVWQAGGFPLEFPVSTLSETFQKPTPMLYRNLLAMETEELLRSYPVDGAVLMGGCDKTTPALLMGAASVDLPTVFVPAGPMLPGHWRDEVLGSGTDMWKYWDDHRAGLIGDCELAELESGLARSPGHCMTMGTASTLTAAAEALGVTVPGASSIPAVDSGHDRMAAAAGLRIVELVHRDRRLSDILTADAFEDAVTTVLGLGGSTNAVIHLIAMAGRAGVALTLDDFDRIARTVPVLANVRPGGRKYLMEDFHFAGGLPGFLSRITDLLHLDRPTVSHDTLREQLAGARVHDDDVIRPRDNPVASEGGVAVLRGNLCPDGAVVKHIAAEPRLLKHTGPAVVFDDYRTMQRTINDPGLGITADTVLVLRGSGPKGGPGMPEYGMLPIPDHLLKQGVRDMVRISDARMSGTSYGACVLHVAPESHVGGPLALVRTGDPITLDVEARTLRLDVDDEELERRRARWTPPPARYERGYGALYTEQITQADTGCDFEFLARPGKVADPYAG
- a CDS encoding dihydrodipicolinate synthase family protein gives rise to the protein MSSVAFETQRAALADVVAIPVTPFAEDGGVDGAAHRALVRRLLDGGITTLTPNGNTGEFYALTPAERRLVAELTAEEAAGRGVVLAGVGHDVPTAVASARHARELGARMVMVHQPVHPYVSQSGWVDYHRAIAESVPELGVVPYIRNARLHGERLAELADHCPNVIGVKYAVPDAARFAAFARDAGLERFVWVAGLAEPYAPSYFSAGATGFTSGLVNVAPAVSLNMIEALRSGDYPAAMKVWEQIRRFEELRAADGSADNVTVVKEALASLGLCRREVRAPSRTLPEDARSEVAAIAAGWSI
- a CDS encoding GntR family transcriptional regulator — protein: MTSVPTPIPSRTQYVLEEIKRRILTGRLTPGQALVETELAAQFGVSKTPVREALKTLAGTGLVVMSQYKGVTVRMVDADMAREVYDVRLLLEPEALRRAVRRGASLDAAREALTMADDAADTAERSLANREFHRALYLPCGNPLLGRMLDEVRDQAALVSAVAWAASPSWEREAGEHREILRLALAGDADGAARALHAHIASFVHRAFPGTAGADALEEAPAEEGQQ
- a CDS encoding MBL fold metallo-hydrolase, which translates into the protein MPLSLTVLGTASPHPGPGRPCSGYLVRGAGAEVWVDAGTGTFAELQRHTDPDRLTAIWISHLHADHSADLLAAAYAFAHGGMTPPAPIPVYAPLDCARRLAGFLGRPDVRFLGEYLDFRPLFDGHTVRHWNLRLTSRAVAHDTEAYALRAECQGSVLVYSGDSGPCDALTELASGADLFLCEADVDRHREGEHGQPVHLTPEEAGETARKAGVRELYVTHVGPTLTRETATARAAAVFGGPTRTAREGETIPF